In a single window of the Candidatus Desulfofervidus auxilii genome:
- a CDS encoding glycosyltransferase, producing MTNNPLVSIIITNYNYGQFLEQAIESALNQTYSNIEVIVIDDKSTDNSEEILQKYAKKDKRLRFYKNDKRLGATGAAQKGVEIANGKFFTFLAADDFYEPDFIECSVKEMLLHP from the coding sequence ATGACTAATAACCCTTTGGTTAGTATTATTATCACAAATTACAACTATGGTCAGTTTCTTGAACAAGCAATTGAGAGCGCATTAAATCAAACTTACTCTAATATTGAAGTAATAGTAATAGACGATAAATCTACAGACAATAGCGAAGAAATACTGCAAAAATATGCTAAAAAAGATAAAAGATTGCGTTTTTATAAAAATGACAAACGTTTGGGAGCGACAGGGGCAGCTCAGAAAGGTGTAGAAATAGCTAATGGTAAATTCTTCACATTTTTAGCAGCTGATGATTTTTATGAGCCAGATTTTATTGAATGTTCAGTTAAAGAGATGTTGTTGCATCCTG
- a CDS encoding DegT/DnrJ/EryC1/StrS family aminotransferase yields MSLKDICNFLSKFYIAKTPSYVDFKHPLIQIGFTSYFIESSARSIGAYVLTNNKEFLRYSNIAIHPKDFFQFIKEYKSNANIPFINLKDLNLQYYPQIEILFDDIIAQSNFICGKYVHAFEKTFAEYLGIRHCIAVNSGTSALIVSLLSIGLKPGDEVILPVNTFIATAEAISLLGGKPVFVDIDERTYNINPNKIEEKITSHTRAIIPVHLYGQCADMDPILEIAKKYKLWVIEDACQAHGAEYKSKKAGTIGHIGCFSFYPSKNLGAWGEGGAIVTNNHKLAEKMYKIRNHGSTKKYQHDIIGGNFRMEEFQAAVLLVKLKDLDTNNEKRRKIAFTYTNLLKNIKGIIPPFEAPYIKHVYHLYVVRIISKNRNLIETYLKNKNIETLIHYPLPIHLQPAYSFLRCNKKNFPVAEKIAKEILSLPIYPELKEEKIKYVIEALNNII; encoded by the coding sequence GTGTCCTTAAAAGATATATGCAATTTTTTATCTAAGTTTTATATAGCAAAAACACCATCATATGTAGATTTTAAACACCCATTAATTCAAATAGGTTTTACTAGTTATTTTATAGAAAGCTCTGCAAGAAGTATAGGAGCCTATGTTTTGACAAATAATAAAGAATTTTTAAGATACTCTAATATAGCTATTCATCCTAAAGATTTTTTTCAATTTATAAAGGAGTATAAAAGCAACGCCAATATTCCATTTATAAATCTGAAAGATTTAAATCTACAATATTATCCCCAAATAGAGATATTGTTTGATGACATTATCGCCCAAAGCAACTTTATATGTGGGAAATATGTTCATGCTTTTGAGAAAACCTTTGCAGAGTATTTAGGAATTAGACATTGTATAGCTGTAAATTCAGGTACAAGTGCCTTAATTGTTTCGTTGTTAAGCATTGGTTTAAAACCAGGTGATGAGGTAATCTTGCCTGTAAATACATTTATTGCTACGGCTGAAGCAATTTCTCTCCTGGGTGGAAAACCAGTTTTTGTAGATATAGATGAAAGGACATATAACATTAATCCAAATAAAATAGAGGAAAAAATTACTTCACACACAAGGGCTATAATCCCTGTTCACCTTTACGGACAATGTGCAGATATGGATCCTATATTAGAAATCGCAAAAAAATATAAATTGTGGGTAATAGAAGATGCTTGTCAAGCACATGGAGCAGAATATAAATCTAAAAAGGCTGGAACTATTGGACACATAGGTTGCTTTAGTTTTTATCCAAGCAAAAACCTAGGGGCTTGGGGAGAGGGAGGTGCGATAGTAACTAATAATCATAAGCTAGCAGAAAAAATGTACAAAATAAGGAACCATGGCAGCACTAAAAAATACCAACATGATATTATAGGTGGAAATTTTAGAATGGAAGAATTCCAAGCAGCAGTTTTATTGGTGAAATTAAAAGATCTGGATACAAATAATGAAAAAAGAAGAAAGATTGCTTTCACTTATACTAATCTACTTAAAAATATAAAAGGTATTATTCCTCCCTTTGAAGCACCTTATATAAAACATGTATATCATCTTTATGTAGTTAGAATAATTTCTAAAAACCGCAATTTAATTGAAACTTATCTTAAAAACAAGAATATCGAAACTTTGATTCATTATCCCTTACCTATTCATTTACAGCCTGCATATTCATTTTTGAGGTGCAATAAGAAGAATTTTCCTGTAGCAGAGAAAATAGCAAAAGAAATTTTAAGCTTGCCTATCTATCCTGAGCTAAAGGAAGAAAAGATAAAATATGTAATAGAGGCATTAAACAATATAATATAG
- a CDS encoding class I SAM-dependent methyltransferase: MEKNVLLDNIAAIYKIEEDFDSVLLNYNLKVISFYFKGNIFLELGTSGLSTKLLLPYASCIDVVEASKVNIEKAKQMVDNNCITFYLSLWEKFNYPVQKYTDIIWLRGMEHIEAPEKILQRLRTALVKKGRLHIVVPNALSLHRRLGTYMKLIKEPHELSERDKKFGHVKVYDRFQVTQLLIEVGYHVFAWEGIFLKPLPNAKMLLLYKENPKLIDALYKIGKELPDYCAEIYICAENSE, encoded by the coding sequence ATGGAAAAAAATGTCTTATTAGACAATATAGCAGCTATCTATAAAATTGAAGAAGATTTTGATTCTGTGTTACTTAATTATAATTTAAAAGTAATTTCTTTTTATTTCAAAGGAAACATATTTTTAGAGCTGGGAACTTCGGGACTTTCAACAAAATTACTCTTGCCTTATGCATCTTGTATAGATGTAGTAGAGGCGTCAAAAGTTAATATAGAAAAAGCCAAACAGATGGTAGATAATAACTGCATTACTTTCTACCTTTCTCTTTGGGAAAAATTCAATTATCCTGTCCAAAAATACACAGATATAATCTGGCTTAGAGGGATGGAACACATAGAAGCTCCAGAAAAAATATTGCAAAGATTAAGAACAGCTTTAGTGAAAAAAGGAAGATTACATATTGTAGTGCCAAATGCTCTTTCTTTACATCGCCGATTGGGTACTTACATGAAACTTATTAAAGAACCACACGAATTGAGTGAAAGGGATAAAAAATTTGGTCATGTTAAAGTGTATGACCGATTTCAGGTCACACAACTTTTAATTGAAGTAGGTTATCATGTTTTTGCTTGGGAGGGTATTTTCTTAAAACCACTGCCAAATGCAAAAATGCTTTTGTTGTATAAAGAAAATCCAAAATTAATAGATGCATTATATAAAATAGGTAAGGAGCTACCAGATTACTGCGCAGAAATTTATATCTGTGCAGAAAATTCAGAATAA
- a CDS encoding NAD-dependent epimerase/dehydratase family protein produces MRVFITGGAGFIGSWIVEKLVEKGYMVTVYDNFSTGLPENLSNVISKISIIKGDILDYEKLKTSMANHDIVNHQAAQLEIMTAIGEPQKDVRTNIIGSLNILKASKELGIKKLIFASSACVYGNLNKYLVKEEDIPQPNWEYGVSKLAVEKYCDIYAMYEGLNIASLRYSIVYGEREWYGRVLTIFLKRALEGKKLVIFGEGNNIRDFIHVEDVADVNLLLTEKEWHGHLILNVSTGIPISIKELATLVQKIIKELEERDVDIIYEQLREGEYSQYVKGRLRIPRELLIMSLDSYKLKTMFNWFPKVDLYSGIKREYMWLKGNVNRWKKMSY; encoded by the coding sequence GTGAGGGTGTTTATTACTGGAGGAGCAGGTTTTATCGGTAGTTGGATAGTAGAAAAACTAGTAGAAAAGGGTTATATGGTAACTGTTTATGACAATTTCTCAACAGGTTTGCCAGAAAATTTAAGTAATGTAATCTCAAAAATTTCTATAATAAAGGGAGACATTCTTGACTATGAAAAATTAAAAACATCTATGGCAAATCACGATATAGTTAACCATCAAGCTGCTCAACTTGAAATTATGACAGCCATCGGAGAGCCACAAAAAGATGTACGCACTAATATTATAGGTTCTCTAAATATACTAAAAGCATCCAAGGAATTGGGTATTAAAAAACTAATCTTTGCTAGTTCAGCATGTGTTTATGGAAATTTAAATAAGTATTTAGTGAAGGAAGAAGATATTCCTCAACCTAATTGGGAATATGGAGTAAGCAAATTAGCAGTAGAAAAATACTGTGATATATACGCTATGTACGAAGGACTGAATATAGCAAGTCTAAGATATTCTATCGTTTATGGAGAAAGAGAATGGTATGGACGTGTATTGACTATCTTTTTGAAAAGAGCACTAGAGGGTAAAAAATTAGTAATCTTTGGTGAAGGGAATAACATAAGGGATTTTATCCATGTGGAGGATGTAGCTGATGTTAATCTATTGTTAACTGAAAAGGAATGGCATGGACATCTCATTTTAAATGTAAGTACAGGTATACCTATAAGTATAAAGGAGTTAGCAACCCTTGTACAAAAGATAATTAAAGAATTAGAAGAAAGGGATGTTGATATAATTTATGAGCAATTAAGAGAGGGAGAATATTCACAATATGTTAAAGGCAGACTAAGAATCCCAAGGGAGTTGTTAATTATGAGTCTTGATAGTTATAAGTTAAAAACAATGTTTAATTGGTTTCCTAAAGTAGATCTATATTCGGGTATCAAAAGAGAATATATGTGGTTAAAAGGTAATGTGAATAGATGGAAAAAAATGTCTTATTAG
- a CDS encoding HAD family hydrolase: protein MDILKIANNFDVIIWDFDGTLVELEVNWDNLKKELLNVATRAGYTEKDNTLNRILYFLIDKGFKDKAFTLLRRYENNALYKVNQKIIKVIKKTPDKKHIIISDNLKKTIIKILNQLNITSFFDLIIAKEDVTNFKPHPEGLRKILQVYSNHKILYIGDSWKDKEIAHECKVKFLEVERME from the coding sequence ATGGACATTTTAAAAATAGCTAATAATTTTGATGTAATTATCTGGGATTTTGATGGCACACTTGTGGAGTTAGAGGTAAATTGGGATAATTTAAAAAAAGAACTTCTGAATGTCGCCACTAGAGCTGGTTATACTGAGAAGGATAACACTTTAAATAGAATCTTGTATTTCTTAATAGACAAAGGTTTTAAAGACAAAGCTTTTACTTTACTTCGCAGATATGAGAACAACGCACTATATAAAGTAAATCAAAAAATCATAAAAGTTATAAAAAAAACGCCAGATAAAAAGCATATTATTATTAGCGATAACTTGAAGAAAACAATCATAAAAATCCTAAATCAACTAAATATAACTTCTTTTTTTGACTTAATCATTGCTAAAGAAGATGTAACTAATTTTAAGCCACATCCAGAAGGTTTAAGAAAGATTTTACAGGTATATTCAAATCATAAGATACTATACATAGGTGATAGTTGGAAAGACAAAGAGATTGCCCATGAATGTAAAGTAAAATTTTTAGAAGTGGAGAGAATGGAGTGA
- a CDS encoding ATP-grasp domain-containing protein: protein MEKFRILIDGSGTATALSIIKGINKQKKYSVFIVTIDMDSFNTGRFLSDKFYQVPPADSPLFIKELFNICKTESIDLFLPVIDLSFLKLAQAKKQFRIMGTHILLAPSKAIEITSDKFKTYTFFKKHNIPTPMTFLPDSLPNKLEFPLFIKPRIGGRASINAFKVESHIDLEYYMSKIKHPLVQEYIDGFEFTADCLNSLDGKSFIECIVRKRIETKGGLAIKSEIIKPPLSEKIKHYIRKISITLRLPGAYNIQGFIKKNEEIFFTEINPRFAGTHAFTIEAGLNSIEYILDMFCGIPIEQIKRSIAINYDLKMVRYWQEIFVNGNKAYTPWTF from the coding sequence TTGGAGAAATTTAGAATATTGATAGATGGTAGTGGTACAGCTACAGCACTTTCTATTATAAAAGGAATAAATAAACAGAAAAAATACAGTGTTTTTATAGTAACTATTGATATGGATAGTTTTAATACAGGGCGTTTTCTTTCTGATAAGTTTTATCAAGTTCCTCCTGCAGATTCGCCTTTATTTATCAAGGAACTTTTTAATATTTGTAAAACTGAATCTATTGATTTATTCCTTCCGGTTATTGACCTTAGTTTTTTAAAACTGGCACAAGCAAAAAAACAATTTAGAATTATGGGTACACATATTTTACTTGCTCCTTCAAAGGCTATTGAAATTACTAGCGATAAATTTAAGACATATACTTTTTTTAAAAAACATAATATTCCTACTCCTATGACTTTTCTCCCAGACAGCTTACCTAATAAACTAGAATTTCCTCTCTTTATAAAACCAAGAATAGGTGGTCGAGCGTCAATCAATGCCTTTAAGGTAGAAAGTCACATAGATTTAGAATACTACATGTCCAAAATAAAACATCCGCTTGTGCAAGAATATATTGATGGATTTGAATTTACTGCAGACTGCTTAAATTCATTAGATGGAAAGTCTTTTATAGAGTGTATAGTAAGAAAGAGGATTGAGACTAAAGGAGGACTAGCGATAAAATCAGAAATAATCAAACCTCCTTTGTCAGAGAAAATAAAACACTATATAAGGAAGATTTCTATTACTTTACGCTTACCAGGGGCATATAACATTCAGGGATTTATTAAAAAAAATGAGGAAATTTTTTTCACTGAGATAAATCCAAGATTTGCAGGGACACATGCCTTTACAATTGAGGCAGGATTAAATTCTATAGAGTATATTCTAGATATGTTTTGTGGTATTCCCATAGAGCAAATTAAACGTTCTATCGCTATAAATTATGACTTAAAAATGGTTAGGTATTGGCAAGAAATTTTTGTTAATGGAAATAAAGCTTATACGCCATGGACATTTTAA
- a CDS encoding Gfo/Idh/MocA family oxidoreductase — MLKIGIIGLGYWGPNLLRNFCANDKCSVVIACDLLDKNLRKINKNYHNIKLTKDYREILKEGVELVCIATSPSTHFEIAKYFLKNGINVLIEKPMTTKVGDALALLELSYQKNLKIFIDHPFVFSPPVRKIKELIKNGRLGKVWYVDSERVNLGLLQNDVTVIWDLAPHDFSIFNYLFECLPVSVQVVASRHKHPYCEDLAHIVLKYDNKFIAHIDVSWLSPVKIRKMIIGGEKGMILYNDIDQVEPVKFYEKRIEIDVSKVSPFHPVYLTGDIWCPKVDKYEPLAKMVENVVNTLYGSEQPVVDGYEGLKVVKLLEACDKSVRNNGREVMVGEI; from the coding sequence ATGTTAAAGATTGGTATTATCGGATTAGGATATTGGGGTCCGAATCTCCTTAGGAATTTTTGTGCTAATGATAAATGTAGTGTAGTAATAGCATGTGATTTGCTAGATAAAAATTTAAGAAAAATTAACAAAAATTATCACAATATAAAACTCACCAAAGATTATAGGGAAATTCTGAAAGAAGGAGTGGAATTAGTTTGTATTGCTACCTCTCCCAGCACGCATTTTGAGATTGCTAAATATTTTTTAAAAAATGGTATTAATGTTTTAATAGAAAAACCCATGACAACAAAGGTAGGGGATGCATTAGCTCTCTTAGAGCTTTCTTATCAAAAAAATCTTAAAATTTTTATTGACCATCCCTTTGTATTTAGTCCACCAGTAAGAAAAATTAAGGAGTTAATAAAAAACGGACGACTTGGTAAGGTATGGTATGTTGATTCTGAAAGAGTGAATTTAGGTTTATTGCAAAATGATGTAACTGTTATCTGGGATTTGGCTCCACATGATTTTTCTATTTTTAATTATCTTTTTGAGTGTTTACCAGTTAGTGTTCAAGTTGTGGCATCTAGACATAAGCATCCTTATTGTGAAGATTTAGCACATATTGTCTTAAAGTACGACAATAAATTTATAGCTCATATTGATGTAAGCTGGCTATCTCCTGTAAAAATTAGAAAAATGATAATCGGTGGCGAAAAAGGGATGATTCTTTATAATGATATTGATCAAGTAGAACCTGTGAAATTTTATGAAAAAAGGATTGAAATAGACGTTAGCAAAGTTTCGCCATTCCATCCTGTTTATCTAACAGGTGATATTTGGTGTCCAAAGGTTGATAAATATGAACCTCTAGCAAAGATGGTGGAAAATGTGGTGAATACCTTATATGGCAGTGAACAGCCTGTTGTTGATGGATATGAAGGACTGAAAGTAGTTAAATTATTAGAAGCATGTGATAAAAGTGTTAGAAACAACGGAAGGGAGGTAATGGTTGGAGAAATTTAG
- the cas6 gene encoding CRISPR-associated endoribonuclease Cas6: MHIEINFSAEKPFILPKSHNHILQGLVYSLLDPILRRKLHKEGYKYEKRKFKLFTFSRLLGKLKITKDGFEFKPPVKLIISSPKDEILQSLAEGLLKKERFFLYKSEVFLESIAVLEKPSFDGKILIKMLSPITVYSTFKKPDGKKKTYYYSPFESEFNELIKENLRKKYELVFNKKLPYFEFEIKPKKVKLFDQKIIIYKGTVIKAWMGIYEIKGNPEIIHLSYDTGLGAKNSQGFGCWEKL; the protein is encoded by the coding sequence ATGCATATAGAAATAAATTTTAGTGCAGAAAAACCATTTATACTCCCTAAATCTCATAACCACATCTTGCAAGGTCTTGTTTATTCATTGCTTGACCCTATTTTACGAAGAAAACTTCATAAAGAAGGTTATAAATATGAAAAAAGGAAATTTAAACTTTTCACTTTTTCAAGACTTTTAGGGAAATTAAAAATTACAAAAGATGGTTTTGAATTCAAACCGCCTGTTAAATTAATCATCTCTTCACCAAAGGATGAGATATTGCAAAGTTTAGCAGAAGGACTTTTAAAAAAAGAAAGATTTTTCTTATATAAATCCGAAGTTTTTTTGGAATCAATCGCAGTATTAGAAAAACCTTCTTTTGATGGAAAAATTTTAATAAAAATGCTTTCTCCCATCACCGTATATAGTACTTTTAAAAAGCCTGATGGAAAAAAGAAAACATATTATTACTCACCTTTTGAAAGCGAATTTAATGAACTCATAAAAGAAAATTTAAGAAAAAAATATGAGCTTGTTTTTAATAAAAAACTCCCTTATTTTGAGTTTGAGATAAAACCAAAAAAAGTGAAATTATTTGATCAAAAAATAATTATTTATAAAGGAACAGTGATAAAGGCATGGATGGGGATTTATGAAATTAAAGGAAATCCTGAAATTATTCATCTTTCCTATGATACAGGCCTAGGTGCAAAGAATAGTCAGGGATTTGGCTGTTGGGAAAAACTGTGA
- a CDS encoding AbrB/MazE/SpoVT family DNA-binding domain-containing protein, whose translation MKVIAKISKKGQVVIPKKIRKSLGIKPGDNIIFLLTEEGVLLTKQKESPFDKYYGFLNKPGSSDKLIREMRGKRDDLGD comes from the coding sequence ATGAAAGTAATAGCTAAAATAAGTAAAAAAGGACAAGTTGTCATACCTAAAAAAATAAGAAAATCTTTAGGTATTAAACCAGGAGATAATATAATTTTTCTTTTAACTGAAGAAGGTGTTTTACTTACCAAACAAAAGGAATCTCCCTTTGATAAATATTATGGTTTTTTAAACAAACCAGGAAGTTCTGATAAATTGATAAGAGAAATGCGGGGAAAGAGGGATGACCTTGGCGATTGA
- a CDS encoding PIN domain-containing protein, translated as MTLAIDTCILLDILLPDPRFGIFSKELLKKASTVGRLIICDIVYAELSPQFKEKKDLDIFFEETNIKIKHCSLNVLWEAGRIWKEYLKRGGKRKNRILPDFIIGAFAKLNADAFITRDKKFYQKYFHIKCFE; from the coding sequence ATGACCTTGGCGATTGACACTTGTATATTATTGGATATTCTTTTGCCTGACCCAAGGTTTGGTATATTTTCTAAAGAGCTTTTGAAAAAAGCAAGTACTGTGGGACGATTAATAATTTGCGACATAGTTTATGCTGAGCTTTCTCCTCAATTTAAAGAAAAGAAAGATCTTGATATCTTTTTTGAAGAAACAAATATAAAAATAAAACATTGTTCTTTAAATGTCTTATGGGAAGCAGGCAGAATTTGGAAGGAATATTTAAAAAGGGGTGGAAAAAGAAAAAATCGTATTTTGCCTGATTTTATTATCGGAGCTTTTGCTAAACTTAATGCTGATGCCTTTATTACACGAGATAAAAAATTTTATCAAAAATACTTCCATATAAAGTGTTTTGAATAA
- a CDS encoding ATP-binding protein, translating into KYGEPFCDRESEIKWLIDRAKSSESVCLISLRRYGKTSLLNQVMGRLKKEGWFTLKIDLMNVHSIEDFCFFIGQEIRKFKSIKNKIFNTIKHIKPTITIGVDPLTSLPSFGVGLNSRAFKKEAILRETLNTCLKLPKLLSSPVLLVFDELQQVRKIAANGEIEAVMRAVFEKRDYDFVPFYLGSRRSILKLMFQKESEPFFKSATIKEIKGLPCESYIEFVQNEFKKTLSIVPSEGILHTTWRLFQGHPYAVAKVANRLWFCYLENLPKNKKEEEEIWLEVIIEIIKEEGTFYEAVNKNLPPYVMVVFRKIAEEGILEKPYKEDFLKKIGMTAARVQKALGTLKKEDKIEHRKEGIYVLDPLEKLWLLTSRMDEEQIKMGLIKMLKEN; encoded by the coding sequence TTAAGTATGGAGAACCTTTTTGTGATAGGGAGTCTGAAATTAAATGGTTAATAGATAGGGCGAAGTCTTCTGAAAGTGTTTGTCTTATTAGTTTAAGGCGTTATGGAAAGACATCGCTTCTTAATCAGGTGATGGGTAGGTTAAAAAAGGAGGGATGGTTTACTTTAAAAATAGACCTTATGAATGTGCATTCTATAGAAGATTTTTGCTTTTTTATTGGGCAAGAGATAAGAAAGTTTAAATCTATTAAAAATAAGATTTTTAATACTATCAAACATATTAAGCCCACTATTACTATAGGTGTTGACCCTTTAACTAGTTTGCCTTCTTTTGGGGTTGGTCTCAATAGTAGGGCTTTTAAAAAAGAAGCTATTTTGCGTGAAACACTAAATACTTGTTTAAAATTGCCTAAATTGTTATCAAGCCCTGTCCTTTTAGTCTTTGATGAATTGCAACAGGTGCGTAAGATTGCAGCTAATGGGGAGATTGAGGCAGTGATGAGGGCAGTATTTGAAAAGAGGGATTATGATTTTGTTCCGTTTTACTTAGGTTCAAGAAGAAGCATATTAAAACTTATGTTTCAAAAAGAAAGTGAGCCATTTTTTAAAAGTGCAACTATTAAGGAAATAAAAGGACTTCCTTGTGAATCTTATATTGAATTTGTTCAAAATGAATTTAAAAAGACCCTTTCAATTGTGCCTTCAGAAGGAATTTTGCATACTACTTGGAGATTATTTCAAGGTCATCCCTATGCAGTAGCTAAGGTAGCTAATAGATTGTGGTTTTGTTATTTAGAAAACCTTCCTAAAAACAAAAAAGAGGAAGAGGAAATTTGGTTAGAAGTAATAATAGAGATTATAAAAGAGGAAGGTACATTTTATGAAGCTGTTAATAAAAACCTTCCTCCTTATGTAATGGTAGTATTTCGGAAAATAGCTGAGGAGGGAATATTAGAAAAGCCTTATAAAGAGGATTTTCTTAAAAAAATAGGGATGACAGCAGCAAGAGTCCAAAAGGCATTGGGAACACTTAAAAAAGAGGATAAGATTGAGCATAGAAAAGAGGGGATTTATGTCCTTGACCCATTAGAAAAGCTTTGGCTTCTTACAAGTCGCATGGATGAAGAACAAATAAAGATGGGATTAATTAAAATGCTTAAAGAAAATTAA